The Echeneis naucrates chromosome 10, fEcheNa1.1, whole genome shotgun sequence genome has a window encoding:
- the etf1a gene encoding eukaryotic peptide chain release factor subunit 1-like — protein MADDPSAADRNVEIWKIKKLIKSLEAARGNGTSMISLIIPPKDQISRVAKMLADEFGTASNIKSRVNRLSVLGAITSVQQRLKLYNKVPPNGLVVYCGTIVTEEGKEKKVNIDFEPFKPINTSLYLCDNKFHTEALTALLSDDSKFGFIVIDGSGALFGTLQGNTREVLHKFTVDLPKKHGRGGQSALRFARLRMEKRHNYVRKVAETAVQLFVSNDKVNVAGMVLAGSADFKTELSQSDMFDPRLQAKVLKLVDISYGGENGFNQAIELSAEVLSNVKFIQEKKLIGRYFDEISQDTGKYCFGVEDTLKALEMGAVEILIVYENLDTMRYILRVHGAESNGAENDEKTLYLTPEQEKDKSHFTDKETGQEHELIESMPLLEWFANNYKKFGATLEIVTDKSQEGSQFVKGFGGIGGILRYRVDFQGMEYQGEDDEFFDLDDY, from the exons ATGGCGGACGACCCCAGCGCGGCGGACAGGAACGTGGAGATATGGAAAATCAAGAAGCTGATTAAAAGTTTGGAAGCTGCTCGTGG TAATGGCACCAGTATGATCTCATTGATCATCCCTCCCAAGGACCAGATATCCAGAGTGGCCAAAATGTTGGCTGATGAGTTTGGCACTGCCTCCAACATCAAGAGTCGAGTCAACAGGCTTTCTGTACTTGGGGCCATCACCTCTGTACAGCAAAGACTAAAACTCTACAACAAGG TGCCACCCAATGGTTTGGTCGTGTACTGTGGCACAATTGTGACAGAGGAAGGCAAAGAGAAGAAAGTCAATATTGATTTTGAACCTTTTAAGCCAATCAACACCTCCCTGTATCTCTGTGACAATAAGTTCCACACCGAG GCATTGACAGCCCTGCTCTCTGACGACAGTAAATTTGGCTTTATTGTGATTGACGGTAGTGGGGCATTGTTTGGCACACTGCAGGGCAACACCAGAGAGGTGCTGCACAAGTTCACTGTGGACCTACCCAAGAAGCACG GCAGAGGAGGGCAGTCTGCTCTTCGTTTTGCTCGTTTGAGAATGGAGAAGAGGCACAACTATGTGAGAAAAGTGGCTGAGACGGCTGTCCAGCTTTTTGTGTCCAACGACAAAGTCAATGTGGCAGGAATGGTCTTGGCTGGCTCTGCTGATTTCAAGACGGAGCTCAGCCAGTCTGACATGTTTGACCCA AGGTTACAGGCCAAGGTTCTGAAACTGGTAGACATCTCGtatggaggagagaatggctTCAACCAGGCCATCGAGCTCTCAGCGGAGGTTCTCTCTAATGTCAAGTTCATCCAGGAGAAAAAGCTCATAG GGCGGTACTTTGATGAGATTAGTCAGGACACGGGGAAGTACTGTTTTGGTGTCGAGGACACACTCAAAGCCCTGGAGATGGGAGCGGTGGAGATCCTCATAGTCTACGAGAACTTAGACACTATGCGTTATATTCTACGTGTACATGGGGCAGAGAGCAATGGAGCAGAGAATG atgaGAAAACTTTGTACCTAACgccagagcaggagaaagacaAGTCTCACTTCACAGACAAGGAG aCGGGGCAGGAACATGAACTGATTGAGAGCATGCCCCTGTTGGAGTGGTTTGCAAACAACTACAAGAAATTCGGAGCCACGCTGGAGATAGTCACAGACAAGAGCCAGGAAGGGTCCCAGTTTGTCAAGGGCTTTGGAGGCATCGGGG GTATCTTGCGGTACAGGGTGGATTTCCAGGGCATGGAGTACCAAGGAGAGGACGATGAGTTCTTTGATTTGGATGACTACTAG